The DNA sequence ACAACCCTCAATTGTGTTATCCCATTCTACACAATTGGGATTCCTGAAAACTCTTTAAGAGCTCAATTACATCTATAGCTTTTAGATTCTAGCTAGGCCAATCGTTGTCACGAAATTCAAACTCAAACATGCAACACCTGCAAACTAATCATTAAGAAAGTCATAATCTCCTCCAAGGTTCCGACCGTGTTTATTTGTTCCGTAGGGAGGTAATGCAGGTGAAGATTCTGGTGCCAGCATCTGCTTCCTCATGACTGTGATCATCAGCTTTTGGTCTGAGAAATCGCAGTGCCATTGACATATATAATAGTTGTCCCCTAGAGTTGTCAAGGTTACCCTGTCATTGCTGCTGTTGAAGACTCCTAAATTTGGAGGTGACAGACACTTATCATATCCAGTAGCATTGATTACAATGACATTGTGATCATCCTGGTTGTAGTTGAAAACTGGCAAACATGAAAGCAAATATGTAAATTCACTGGTGACAAGTAAATTTGAATCAGTTCTTGCTGAATTTTTTCACTAGATTAATGTTACCATTCACATAAATCCCAAATATTAACTCAATCTCACAAGCCCAAATCACTTCAGAACCTTAAGCTAAGTAGAAATTTCACAAAACTCCATGATCTCTGGGAAGCTACAGCATAGAAAGTTCAGATTCTGTTAGTACTAGGATTAAATTCCAGCCTTCTTCATCTCCAACGACGTATTCTTTTGCATGTACTGCTCTCGGAAGGACCAGAAGTGCAATCCAAAAAGCTGTAAAAGCCATTGCTCGCAACATGTTGAGCTAGTTCTTCTGAAACTGTCCCTGTAAAAGAAACAAAGGCTTTTTGTCTGAAATTAATAGGAACCTGATGACACTTATATCTCCTATTACCTTCAAAGCAGACAAAATGAATCATAAACTCCTCGCGTTTTGTACTTTTAGGAAAAGCTCAAGACAAACTGATAGGTGTTAATTAGTTCTTCGGTAATACCGTTCTGATATAACTAAATTATACAGCAAGACCCTCCTACTGTTCTGTTTTTTCCACTGCTGGTCGACGTGGTCGTGCTTTCCCATGATCAACGAGCTATACGATGATGTTGAGGGTATACACATGCAAGGTTTGAGCCTTTCTGGGGGAATATACATAGTGATAAAAAGTTCCTTTACACATGTTTAATATCAGGAATTAAAGACCTGAAAACTTATGCAACTGGAAAGTTCTACAAACCATACTCGTATTCCGCTTTAATAATTTTACTCTGATGAGGTGACATTATCATCAACCTTTGAAATATGCTCAAAGGCGATAAAAGTATCACATTTTATCTGAAGGATGAAAGTGAAATAATAACGTGAAATGTAGTGTTACTCGTTCAACAAATCCTAAATTTAGAAAGTTTTGCTATTTATAAATTGTTGGATAAACAAACTATTTACTATGGTActcattatatttatatatataaaaaaaatcaaagtactGATATTTTTTATACTGATTGACATGACAGTTTttacattaataatatattttgtgcGCCAATAAAAAAAGTTTGCAAATAGATcttttaattcttaaaaaatatctCACAAAAATAAAGTCAACAACCAATGTGGTTAGATGTTAAACATCGAATCTAAAAGAGTTTTGCAATATGATACATCACAATAAGTCATataatttgtgaatttaattttgtaaaGTCTTATTATGAATCAAacatttatcaattaaaaaatttcaaggAACATTTGCTCAAGTAAAagcacctttttttttaataggtaaaagTAAATTTCATAGGTAGAAGTAAATTCTATTGATATAAGAGGCATAGCCCGAATACACTAGTGGTATACAAAGAACATGTCTGATTACAATTAAGTACTAGTAAGAGTTACAAGCAAAATATAAAAGTTATCCGTATTACAAATAATGACCGAAGCTCGAGAAAGAACATAAATAGGTATATCTGATTACATGAGGTTACccgtgcctttttttttttataggcaaAAGCAATTGAAGCTCGAACCTAACATTATAAAACTGGACAAAATGATCAGTCCGTTTTCAGGCTTCATTAACCAAGCCATTCTTGTCGAGTGTGTTGTGTTGTATGCAGGAGTAGGTTGGGTGCcataatttgaaagaaaatgaactcTTGGCAATGATAAGACGTCCAAGTTATTTCTGGTTTATCAGAAACCAATCTATCCATGGGGCCCAAAACGTTTCAGTTGAGCATTTCTCttccaaaacttaaaaaagcttCAAGGAACACTCCCAGGCTTGGGATTTCAAAAGAAACAAGGACAACATTCCATGGAGTCCTCCAGCTGTTGAGAATCAATATATCATAACTTTTGATGTAGTTGTTAGAGCAGAAGAAAGCACCTCTACTGTAATCTGCAGAAGCCAAGATGGTACTGTCTCCTTTGTAATAATATACTTCTCATCAAGCATTAACCCAAACCAAGGGGAGGCATATGCAGCATTCATTGGAGTTCAAGAGTCCCATGCACAGAAGTTCAGCAAAATTCTAATAGCAGGTGACTCTTTATTGACCATTTCAGCATTGAACAACCCCCACAAAGCTACAGATTGGATAATGGAAGGCATAGCAAGAGATACAATGTACCTCCTCAAAGAGTTTGAAGCCTGGGAAGCAACAAAAATACATTGAACTCAGAATTGATGCTCGCATTCCATTGCACAATATGCACATTCCAACAAAATGTTTGGAAATATCCCCCTGATCAAAACCCCTCAATGCCTATTGAATTTTCATACCGGAAAGGATCCCCTTTCACAATGATATACTGACTGTATATACGTTCCTAGTTTTcttttgcttgaaacattagCACTGTATCTTTCGGCTATTTGGGAATGAAGTTCAGACTTgcgaagaataaaaaaaatataaggcgTCCGAGTTCATGTGGATTTCAATTTGTTATACTGATCGACTGCCTTCCATTTCTTCTGTGGACCTCTTGAGGTATGAACAAACAAAGCCACTATACCAATTCAATCATCAACcgttgtattaaaatatggcgATGAACTTTGCTACTTGCATGTTTGGTGCGTCGATAAATCACTTGTGAAATCCTTTatgattataagaaaattaaaacacCAACACCTTTTCATCATTGCAAAACCCACTTCACTAGTGTGCTGATTGTTATCAGAACAATATTttgcaaatattatatatatatatatataattaaaatgtcCAAATTCAAGGATCTTTTTTCTTGGTACCAGGAGCAGTTCCATGTAAGAAAGTCAATATTTTTTACTACCAAGTAGGTTTGCAAAGGCAGCATCCCTCTGTTCTGCGTGTCAATTAAGTTATCATAGTCATCATCGAGGGATGGGGAGATGGACCCAAAGACAAAAGAATCGAATCCAAAAAGAGATGAGAAATCTCTGCAATTCTTCACTCTACCACTGCTAATTGTTAAGTTTTAATGCCTTGATAATATGTAAACACTGCAGAAATTTGGATGAGGAACCGaagttctttctctttttgagatttttgccGCTTGTTAACTTGTTGGAGCATGTGTGGAGAAAATTCAAAGCtagaaaaaacacaaaatctatagaagaagaaaaaactaaaaGCCTCTAAGTTGTCTAGCAGGAAAGACCCAAGAGAGAAATAGGAAGTacagataaaagaaataagaactAAAATCTAATTGTACTAATCAGAAACATCATCCCCATGAAAGCCATTGCCATTATCTTGATCAACCacagatttatttttaactttcgaCAATCTACCGGAAGATTTGGGTTTCCTGACCTTCTCAGCCTGCAACTCCAACCCTTTCTCTGAAGGCTTCCGCTTTCTTTTCATGCGTGATCCTCCTGCATCCTCTGCTGCAGAATTATCTATAACTGCATGAGTCAGTGCCTCATTTTAAGGAAACTAATACTGAACTAATTACAAGCTTAAGTGGCTAAGAAAGATATTCCAATTTATCTACAAGATAGGAGATTAgcttgtttggacacttggagtATCTCATaattctgtgaatagtagtgaaattgtttgaattaagatgttttattgaattttcggaaaggagagaaaaagagttgaataaaatattataaagttaatatCCAAACCAAACATTTTCTCATCTCTCATCTCATGATCCAAACATAAGCCCATTTTGGTTTTCCAAACCTTTGCTGCTGTTTTTTCCCCAAAATACGTGTTCGAGAAATTCAGAGAATCCTTGTCATTAAGGCAATAAAAGCTTAAAAGGTTTCACTCCATCGAATGTTTACTGAGGCATGAAttgtcttatttttattttcaaaaagaaaagtgtCATTGCTCTCTTACAACAGAAATCTAGCAAAGGAcctgaaaatcatgaaaaattcTGCTTATAACCATGTAACACCATTGGTATGGCAAAAAGTCAAGGCAACATAACACTAGTGTAGCATATTAATGCCTGTCAAGTCAAAGGGGTTACGGGGGAGTGTTACACTGGGGTGTTATGAGTAACAGAACTGGAAAATCATATGggattgctaattaaagaataaacgCTACCAAGCATCACTTCCAGAACAGTTAAGAGCAATGCCTTCTCACACTATAAATCTTATGTGAGAACCATATTAACATCCCCAAGATCAAAAAATACTTCGATCTACCTCCACATTTTATCACTAACACAGTTCAATTAATGCATTAAGTATAAGCATCATTATCATCTTTGACTTTCTAGTTTTTTTCCTAGGATCGTTAACTATtgtccttttcattttttctctttacAGGTAAATATCACTTGAAGTAACAAACAGAAGGGGCTGCAATCCAAGTACACGGGAAGTCTATAAAAGGATGGCTACAAGGGAAGAAAGAATAGTTAAGagtacagaaaaataaaaaaatgcaatgggttttgctactcatcatccccacacaccacacaccacaattattttaatttgttttggttatattcttcttaaactaattaaattcttctactcatcatccatacactatatatttagtaagaaaaaaattaaaaaattaaaaacttatgtgtggtgtgtggggattatgagtagaatttttcttggtaAAAATAATCTGACGGAAGGACACTACCAAACTTGACTAGTGTAGCTAGCCTTGTTCCTAGTAAGGATGAATGTAGCAATGACTTGCAGAAAAATACATACAAGGCATAGCTTTACCTTCAGGCGGACTTGATGCATGGTTTGCTGTGTGCCCATTTGGTTCGGCCTCTTCTGAAAGAGGGGATCCAGACTGGTTACTATCCACTAACTTCGATGAGCTTTCAACACACTTGTCTTGCCGCTCAGGCATGTCAGGAGAAGGAATAGCTGGCAAGAAGCACAGCTCTTCTTGGGACATGTCTGAATCACTGAAAGCTGAATTCTTCTCCAGCGTCAGTATATCAACTTCATCATCTTGATTAACATCTGATTCTTTAACCTGTAATGCACAAAATTTTAAGAATTGATGAAGTGAAGAAATGATCTGCTCAGCCAGTTAAATGCCTTCTCACCTTTTCGGTTTCAGGAACCAGATCAAATTCATCTTCTCGTTCTACATACTCCTCATTTTCCTCTAGCTCTTTGAAATCGGGAGCAAATGCACTCCAGTTCTCCGTATAATCTTTAGCCCAAATATAAACGAAACCAGTCAGGGAAACAGACACAACAATGGGGTGAACAGGATGCCATGCTAAGTCAATCAAGGCTTCCTTTGGACCTTCAAGGATTTTCACAAGATGCCCAGCCCTATCCCATATGTAAATCTTGTGCTCTCCTTTGCTTGCAGAACCACCAATCACCCACTCACCATCACCACTAAAGCAAGGTGCTTTCCAATGCATCTTTGTGATAGAATCTTGAAACTCCCGAAAAAGTGTTAGGCACTTCGATCCAACAGCCTTCAACTTCTCAACACCATCTAGCTCATTAAGTGTCTTGTCCAAGTTGTCAAGGACTACGAGTCCATCTTTGAAGGGGAGGAGATTCTCATATATCCTTATGGTCCGATCATTCGAATTTGTAAGCAGATA is a window from the Carya illinoinensis cultivar Pawnee chromosome 14, C.illinoinensisPawnee_v1, whole genome shotgun sequence genome containing:
- the LOC122294821 gene encoding protein RBL isoform X2, translating into MNAPIIDPLQGDFPEVIEEYLEHGVMKCIAFNRRGTLLAAGCSDGNCIIWDFETRGIAKELRDKDCIAAITSVCWSKYGHRILVSAADKSLTLWDVVSGERLTRTTLQQTPLQARLHPGSSTPSLCLACPLSSAPMIVDLNTGSTTILPVSIPDTGNGAVPQSRNKFSDGTPPFTPTAACFNKYGDLIYVGNSKGEILIIDHRTVQVQAMVPVSGSAVIKNIVFSRNGQYLLTNSNDRTIRIYENLLPFKDGLVVLDNLDKTLNELDGVEKLKAVGSKCLTLFREFQDSITKMHWKAPCFSGDGEWVIGGSASKGEHKIYIWDRAGHLVKILEGPKEALIDLAWHPVHPIVVSVSLTGFVYIWAKDYTENWSAFAPDFKELEENEEYVEREDEFDLVPETEKVKESDVNQDDEVDILTLEKNSAFSDSDMSQEELCFLPAIPSPDMPERQDKCVESSSKLVDSNQSGSPLSEEAEPNGHTANHASSPPEDNSAAEDAGGSRMKRKRKPSEKGLELQAEKVRKPKSSGRLSKVKNKSVVDQDNGNGFHGDDVSD
- the LOC122294821 gene encoding protein RBL isoform X3, which codes for MNAPIIDPLQGDFPEVIEEYLEHGVMKCIAFNRRGTLLAAGCSDGNCIIWDFETRGIAKELRDKDCIAAITSVCWSKYGHRILVSAADKSLTLWDVVSGERLTRTTLQQTPLQARLHPGSSTPSLCLACPLSSAPMIVDLNTGSTTILPVSIPDTGNGAVPQSRNKFSDGTPPFTPTAACFNKYGDLIYVGNSKGEILIIDHRTVQVQAMVPVSGSAVIKNIVFSRNGQYLLTNSNDRTIRIYENLLPFKDGLVVLDNLDKTLNELDGVEKLKAVGSKCLTLFREFQDSITKMHWKAPCFSGDGEWVIGGSASKGEHKIYIWDRAGHLVKILEGPKEALIDLAWHPVHPIVVSVSLTGFVYIWAKDYTENWSAFAPDFKELEENEEYVEREDEFDLVPETEKVKESDVNQDDEVDILTLEKNSAFSDSDMSQEELCFLPAIPSPDMPERQDKCVESSSKLVDSNQSGSPLSEEAEPNGHTANHASSPPEAEDAGGSRMKRKRKPSEKGLELQAEKVRKPKSSGRLSKVKNKSVVDQDNGNGFHGDDVSD
- the LOC122294821 gene encoding protein RBL isoform X4, coding for MNAPIIDPLQGDFPEVIEEYLEHGVMKCIAFNRRGTLLAAGCSDGNCIIWDFETRGIAKELRDKDCIAAITSVCWSKYGHRILVSAADKSLTLWDVVSGERLTRTTLQQTPLQARLHPGSSTPSLCLACPLSSAPMIVDLNTGSTTILPVSIPDTGNGAVPQSRNKFSDGTPPFTPTAACFNKYGDLIYVGNSKGEILIIDHRTVQVQAMVPVSGSAVIKNIVFSRNGQYLLTNSNDRTIRIYENLLPFKDGLVVLDNLDKTLNELDGVEKLKAVGSKCLTLFREFQDSITKMHWKAPCFSGDGEWVIGGSASKGEHKIYIWDRAGHLVKILEGPKEALIDLAWHPVHPIVVSVSLTGFVYIWAKDYTENWSAFAPDFKELEENEEYVEREDEFDLVPETEKVKESDVNQDDEVDILTLEKNSAFSDSDMSQEELCFLPAIPSPDMPERQDKCVESSSKLVDSNQSGSPLSEEAEPNGHTANHASSPPEEDAGGSRMKRKRKPSEKGLELQAEKVRKPKSSGRLSKVKNKSVVDQDNGNGFHGDDVSD
- the LOC122294821 gene encoding protein RBL isoform X1, encoding MNAPIIDPLQGDFPEVIEEYLEHGVMKCIAFNRRGTLLAAGCSDGNCIIWDFETRGIAKELRDKDCIAAITSVCWSKYGHRILVSAADKSLTLWDVVSGERLTRTTLQQTPLQARLHPGSSTPSLCLACPLSSAPMIVDLNTGSTTILPVSIPDTGNGAVPQSRNKFSDGTPPFTPTAACFNKYGDLIYVGNSKGEILIIDHRTVQVQAMVPVSGSAVIKNIVFSRNGQYLLTNSNDRTIRIYENLLPFKDGLVVLDNLDKTLNELDGVEKLKAVGSKCLTLFREFQDSITKMHWKAPCFSGDGEWVIGGSASKGEHKIYIWDRAGHLVKILEGPKEALIDLAWHPVHPIVVSVSLTGFVYIWAKDYTENWSAFAPDFKELEENEEYVEREDEFDLVPETEKVKESDVNQDDEVDILTLEKNSAFSDSDMSQEELCFLPAIPSPDMPERQDKCVESSSKLVDSNQSGSPLSEEAEPNGHTANHASSPPEVIDNSAAEDAGGSRMKRKRKPSEKGLELQAEKVRKPKSSGRLSKVKNKSVVDQDNGNGFHGDDVSD